A genome region from Myroides fluvii includes the following:
- a CDS encoding TAT-variant-translocated molybdopterin oxidoreductase gives MASNKKYWKSVEELNDNSSIVETLRNNEFVEEIPTDEFLGDKNKLSSSSTTRRDFLKYVGFSTAAATLAACEGPVIKSIPYVVQPEEIIPGIADYYATTIADGFDFVNVLVKTREGRPIKIDNNKLANAYSGANARVHASVLSMYDSLRLRAPKIEGKNASWDDVDAKVRASLQDAKATGGSVVLLTNTMASPSTDKLIGEFIESNPNAKHVIYDAVSSSAAADAYEQAYGKRGLADYDFGKASVIVSVGADILGDWQGGGYDSAYAQKRIPKNGVMSKHIQIEANMSLSGANADVRLPLTVADQKAALVKLYNAIVGGSVSSASTVYDEAIAKAAKQVKAAGSKGVVVTGLDDVNAQLVVFAINEALQSEAFMPEQTKYVRQGNAAKVTELIKEMNAGKVHTLIMSGINPVYTLANSAAFVEGLKKVKTSVSFSMKEDETALETTIAAAAPHYLEAWGDVMIKKGHYSVTQPTIRPLFDTRQFQEALLLWNGNNTAYYDYVKTTSVSYVSGLTWNQLVHDGFAVAGENTKVAATADFSSAAAALSKAKKGEGLELVLYTKTGMGDGQQANNPWLQEFPDPITRVSWDNYLTISRADAETFGIVNFHVANGGLDGSYVTLTANGVTLENVPALIQPGQAAGTVGLAFGYGRKASLKEDMQVGVNAYALYHNFENVQSVTVAKASGNHEFACVQLQNTLMSRGDIVKDTTLEIFNTKDVEEWNIFPMVSYDHQEVRASSIDIWESFDRTVGHHFNLSIDLNACTGCGACVIACHAENNVPVVGKSEVRRSRDMHWLRIDRYYSSEDTFAADVDKKVTAKGFSEARSAYMELEHPADNPQVVFQPVMCQHCNHAPCETVCPVAATSHGRQGQNHMAYNRCVGTRYCANNCPYKVRRFNWFLYAQNDEFDFHMNDDLGRMVLNPDVVVRSRGVMEKCSLCIQMTQATILKAKNEGRAVRPNEFETACSAACSSGAMVFGDVNEKESEITKLAESDRTYHLLEHIGTKPNVFYHVKVRNI, from the coding sequence ATGGCATCAAACAAAAAATACTGGAAAAGTGTTGAAGAGCTGAATGATAATAGTTCTATTGTTGAGACGCTAAGAAACAATGAGTTTGTTGAGGAAATTCCTACAGATGAATTTCTTGGGGACAAAAACAAATTGTCTTCTTCTTCAACAACTCGTCGAGACTTTTTGAAATATGTTGGTTTTTCAACAGCTGCAGCAACATTAGCTGCTTGTGAAGGACCGGTAATAAAATCAATTCCTTACGTGGTTCAGCCAGAGGAGATTATCCCTGGAATTGCAGACTACTACGCGACTACAATCGCAGATGGTTTTGATTTTGTGAATGTTTTGGTTAAGACTCGTGAGGGTCGTCCAATCAAAATTGATAATAACAAACTTGCAAATGCATATTCTGGTGCCAATGCACGTGTGCATGCATCAGTGCTTTCGATGTATGATAGCTTGCGATTAAGAGCGCCGAAAATCGAAGGTAAAAATGCTTCTTGGGATGATGTAGATGCTAAGGTAAGAGCAAGTTTACAAGATGCTAAAGCAACAGGAGGTAGTGTTGTGTTATTGACTAATACAATGGCAAGTCCTTCTACTGATAAATTAATCGGTGAGTTTATCGAATCTAATCCAAACGCTAAACACGTAATATACGATGCGGTTTCATCTTCTGCTGCTGCAGATGCTTATGAACAAGCATACGGAAAACGCGGATTAGCTGATTACGATTTCGGTAAGGCAAGTGTAATCGTTTCTGTTGGTGCTGATATCTTAGGAGATTGGCAAGGTGGAGGATACGATTCAGCTTATGCTCAAAAACGTATTCCTAAAAATGGAGTAATGTCTAAGCATATTCAGATTGAAGCTAATATGAGTCTTTCTGGAGCTAATGCAGATGTTCGTCTTCCATTAACTGTTGCGGATCAAAAGGCTGCATTAGTGAAGTTGTACAACGCAATCGTAGGAGGGTCAGTTTCTTCTGCTAGTACAGTATACGACGAAGCAATCGCGAAAGCAGCTAAACAAGTAAAAGCAGCAGGTTCAAAAGGAGTTGTTGTTACAGGTTTAGATGATGTTAATGCACAATTAGTTGTTTTTGCAATTAACGAAGCGTTGCAATCAGAGGCATTCATGCCAGAACAAACAAAATATGTAAGACAAGGTAATGCTGCAAAAGTTACTGAGTTAATTAAAGAAATGAATGCAGGTAAAGTGCATACTTTAATTATGTCAGGAATTAATCCAGTATATACTTTAGCAAATAGTGCTGCTTTTGTTGAGGGATTGAAGAAAGTGAAAACTTCAGTTAGTTTCTCAATGAAAGAAGATGAAACTGCTTTAGAGACTACAATCGCAGCTGCTGCTCCTCACTACTTAGAGGCTTGGGGTGATGTGATGATTAAAAAAGGTCACTATTCAGTTACGCAACCGACAATCAGACCTTTATTTGATACAAGACAGTTCCAAGAGGCTTTATTGTTGTGGAATGGAAATAATACGGCGTATTATGACTATGTTAAAACAACGAGTGTTTCTTATGTTTCTGGGTTAACTTGGAATCAATTGGTTCACGATGGTTTTGCTGTTGCGGGTGAAAATACAAAAGTAGCAGCTACTGCTGATTTCTCTTCTGCTGCTGCTGCGTTAAGCAAAGCGAAAAAAGGGGAAGGACTTGAGTTGGTGTTGTATACTAAAACAGGTATGGGAGATGGACAACAAGCAAATAACCCTTGGTTACAAGAGTTTCCAGATCCAATCACGCGTGTTTCATGGGATAACTACTTAACAATCTCGCGCGCTGATGCTGAAACTTTTGGAATCGTAAACTTCCACGTAGCTAACGGTGGGTTGGACGGAAGCTATGTTACGCTTACAGCAAATGGTGTTACTTTAGAAAATGTACCTGCATTAATTCAACCTGGTCAAGCGGCTGGAACTGTTGGTTTAGCTTTCGGTTACGGAAGAAAAGCAAGCTTGAAAGAAGATATGCAAGTGGGAGTTAACGCTTATGCATTATATCACAACTTCGAAAATGTACAATCGGTTACTGTAGCCAAAGCATCAGGAAACCATGAGTTTGCTTGTGTTCAGTTACAGAACACATTGATGAGTAGAGGTGATATCGTGAAAGATACTACATTAGAAATTTTCAATACAAAAGATGTTGAGGAGTGGAATATCTTCCCAATGGTTTCTTACGATCACCAAGAAGTAAGAGCTTCATCAATTGATATTTGGGAATCATTTGACCGTACTGTAGGTCATCACTTTAATTTATCGATCGACTTAAACGCTTGTACAGGATGTGGAGCATGTGTTATTGCATGTCACGCTGAAAACAACGTACCAGTTGTTGGTAAATCAGAGGTTAGAAGAAGTAGAGATATGCACTGGTTGCGTATTGATAGATACTATTCATCAGAAGATACATTTGCTGCTGATGTTGATAAGAAAGTTACAGCAAAAGGTTTCTCAGAGGCTCGTTCTGCTTATATGGAGTTAGAGCACCCTGCGGATAACCCACAAGTAGTTTTCCAACCTGTAATGTGTCAGCACTGTAATCACGCACCTTGTGAGACTGTATGTCCGGTAGCGGCTACGTCACACGGACGCCAAGGTCAAAACCACATGGCTTATAACCGTTGTGTTGGAACTAGATACTGTGCAAACAACTGTCCTTATAAGGTTAGACGTTTCAACTGGTTCTTATATGCTCAAAATGATGAGTTCGATTTCCACATGAATGACGATTTAGGACGTATGGT
- a CDS encoding c-type cytochrome, with the protein MKKVGNHNSFSKILFFCLALMLSFSTISFAQDVAKGKELFNSNCAACHKMDGASTGPALRGVVERHDGDVEWLHKWIKSSSSLIKSGDARAVKLFDEWNKVVMNDFPGLSDQNIDDILAYVSEPKAETPAATASTDGAQGQGGGDAVSNMIVLGALVVVLLLLVTMLFLVKKVLNKVVEANGLTEEVRQTVPMWKAFVKNQFLVICSTIIFVLIGSYFAYGYMMQIGVDKGYEPVQPIHFSHKIHAGDNGIDCKYCHSSARSSKTSGIPSLNVCMNCHKNISEFTGDAGTDYGKYTPEFYTAEIQKLYDAVGWDPAAQKYTGKEKPVKWVRIHNLPDFVYYNHSQHVNVAGLECQTCHGPVEEMEIMRQHSPLTMGWCIDCHRTTDVKLKDNAYYAKIHDELANKYGVEKLTVAQMGGLECGKCHY; encoded by the coding sequence ATGAAAAAAGTGGGTAACCATAATTCGTTTTCAAAGATTTTATTCTTTTGTTTAGCATTAATGCTATCGTTTTCTACAATTTCATTTGCTCAGGATGTAGCAAAGGGTAAGGAATTGTTTAATTCTAACTGTGCGGCATGTCATAAGATGGACGGGGCTTCAACAGGACCTGCATTGCGTGGAGTTGTTGAACGTCACGACGGGGATGTAGAATGGCTACACAAGTGGATTAAAAGTAGTTCATCTTTGATTAAATCTGGTGATGCTCGTGCGGTAAAACTGTTCGACGAGTGGAACAAAGTTGTGATGAACGACTTCCCAGGTTTATCTGACCAAAATATTGATGATATTTTGGCGTATGTGTCTGAACCAAAAGCTGAGACTCCAGCTGCTACTGCAAGTACAGATGGTGCTCAGGGACAAGGTGGTGGAGATGCGGTTTCTAATATGATTGTATTAGGGGCATTAGTAGTGGTGTTGTTATTATTGGTAACGATGCTTTTCCTTGTTAAAAAAGTATTGAATAAAGTTGTTGAAGCTAATGGTTTAACAGAAGAAGTTCGCCAAACAGTTCCAATGTGGAAAGCGTTTGTGAAAAACCAATTCTTAGTAATTTGCTCTACAATTATATTTGTTTTAATTGGATCGTATTTCGCTTACGGGTATATGATGCAAATTGGAGTAGATAAAGGGTATGAGCCAGTTCAGCCTATTCACTTCTCACACAAAATTCACGCAGGAGATAACGGTATTGATTGTAAATATTGTCACTCCTCTGCAAGATCAAGTAAAACTTCAGGTATTCCTTCATTAAATGTTTGTATGAACTGTCATAAAAACATCAGTGAGTTTACAGGTGATGCTGGAACAGATTACGGAAAATACACACCAGAGTTTTATACTGCTGAAATTCAAAAGTTATATGATGCTGTTGGATGGGATCCTGCTGCTCAAAAATATACTGGTAAAGAGAAGCCTGTAAAATGGGTTCGTATTCATAATTTACCTGATTTCGTTTACTATAATCACTCACAACACGTGAATGTTGCTGGTTTAGAATGTCAAACTTGTCACGGACCAGTGGAAGAAATGGAAATCATGAGACAACATTCTCCATTAACTATGGGATGGTGTATTGACTGTCACAGAACAACTGATGTTAAGTTGAAAGACAATGCTTACTATGCTAAAATCCATGACGAACTTGCTAACAAGTACGGAGTAGAGAAATTGACAGTTGCTCAAATGGGTGGACTAGAGTGTGGTAAATGTCACTATTAA
- a CDS encoding SPOR domain-containing protein, which translates to MHLISFAQERNNAIQEPLAIKKLVEAKRNTTTPGLNTDKYNIQVFYGKNNEAKAALARVKRLYPDLEATLVYSNPSYKVLAGNFKTRLEAERYLQTLKKDFDNSLLLRPGK; encoded by the coding sequence ATGCATCTAATAAGTTTTGCTCAAGAGCGAAACAACGCAATTCAAGAGCCTTTAGCGATAAAAAAACTAGTAGAAGCGAAAAGAAACACAACAACGCCAGGGCTAAACACAGATAAATACAATATTCAAGTTTTTTATGGAAAAAACAATGAAGCTAAAGCTGCACTAGCACGTGTCAAACGTCTATACCCAGATTTAGAAGCAACCTTAGTTTACTCCAATCCTTCATACAAAGTTTTGGCAGGAAATTTCAAAACGCGTTTAGAAGCAGAGCGATACCTGCAAACCCTTAAAAAAGATTTTGACAACTCTTTACTCCTTCGACCAGGAAAATAA
- the leuS gene encoding leucine--tRNA ligase yields the protein MKYNPSEIEAKWQKFWKENETFKTSNTSDKPKYYVLDMFPYPSGAGLHVGHPLGYIASDIFARYKRHKGFNVLHPQGYDSFGLPAEQYAIQTGQHPAVTTEVNIARYREQLDQIGFSFDWSREIRTSNADYYKHTQWIFIQLFNAWYNKVSDKAESITTLIALFEKEGNASVQAVCDESIELFTAAAWNSFSTEEKERILLQYRLTYLAETEVNWCPALGTVLANDEIKDGLSERGGHPVVRKKMKQWSMRISAYAERLLEGLNTIDWTESLKESQRNWIGKSVGASVIFNLKESTDTIEVFTTRPDTIFGVSFMTLAPEHDLVRKITTAQQKSEVEAYIEATSKRSERDRMADVKKISGVFTGAYAEHPFTKEPVEIWIGDYVLAGYGTGAVMAVPAGDSRDYAFAKHFGIAIKNIFNQDISEEAFAEKEGFVLENSDFLNGLAYKEAAAKAIAAIEALGQGKGKTNYRLRDAVFSRQRYWGEPFPVYYVNGLPKMIEKAHLPILLPEVEKYLPTEDGQPPLGNAATWAWDTVNNKVVANDLINEQTIFALELNTMPGWAGSSWYWMRYMDPTNEEFIASEEALSYWQNVDLYIGGSEHATGHLLYSRFWNKFLKDIGVAPTEEPFAKLINQGMILGTSAFVYRIEGTNTFISKDMIKDEKVQQLYAYVGLVNNSSELDMEEFKAWRPDYATAEFVCNAAGKYIVGHEVEKMSKSYYNVVNPDDICQEYGADTLRLYEMFLGPLEQAKPWNTAGISGVFGFLKKLWRLYADDTAVVVVEEEPTKEMYKSLHKTIKKVQEDIEAFSFNTSVSQFMICVNELGQQKCHHRAILEPLAILVAPYAPHIAEELWSMLGHSKTIADQEFPEFKAEYLVEEAKEYPVSFNGKMRFKIELALDLSVEEIEQIILADERTQAQLQGREPKKLIVVPGKIINIVG from the coding sequence ATGAAATACAATCCAAGCGAAATTGAAGCAAAATGGCAAAAGTTTTGGAAAGAAAATGAAACTTTTAAAACCTCAAATACATCCGATAAACCGAAGTATTATGTGCTAGATATGTTCCCTTATCCATCAGGAGCAGGACTGCATGTCGGACATCCACTGGGGTATATTGCTTCTGATATTTTTGCACGATATAAACGACACAAAGGATTTAATGTATTACATCCGCAAGGGTATGACAGTTTTGGATTACCTGCTGAGCAATATGCTATACAAACAGGTCAGCACCCTGCTGTTACTACGGAGGTAAATATCGCTCGTTACCGAGAACAATTAGATCAGATCGGATTTTCTTTTGATTGGTCACGTGAAATTCGCACATCAAATGCTGATTACTACAAGCATACACAATGGATTTTTATTCAGTTGTTCAATGCTTGGTATAATAAGGTGTCTGATAAAGCGGAGTCAATCACCACGTTAATCGCTTTATTTGAAAAAGAGGGAAATGCAAGTGTACAAGCGGTTTGTGATGAGTCAATTGAACTGTTTACTGCTGCTGCATGGAATTCTTTTTCAACAGAAGAAAAGGAGCGTATTTTGTTGCAATATCGCTTAACGTATTTAGCGGAAACAGAAGTAAACTGGTGTCCCGCTTTAGGTACAGTATTGGCTAATGACGAAATTAAAGATGGTTTATCTGAGCGTGGAGGACATCCTGTTGTTCGCAAAAAGATGAAACAATGGAGTATGCGTATTTCAGCTTATGCTGAGCGTTTGTTGGAAGGATTAAATACGATCGACTGGACAGAGAGCTTAAAAGAAAGTCAACGCAATTGGATTGGAAAATCCGTGGGAGCGTCTGTGATTTTTAATTTAAAAGAATCTACTGATACAATCGAAGTATTTACGACGCGTCCGGATACGATTTTTGGTGTGAGTTTTATGACATTAGCGCCAGAACACGATTTGGTTAGAAAAATTACTACTGCACAGCAAAAAAGCGAAGTAGAAGCTTATATTGAGGCTACATCAAAACGCAGCGAGCGCGATCGTATGGCAGATGTGAAAAAAATCTCAGGGGTTTTTACAGGAGCCTATGCTGAGCATCCATTTACAAAAGAACCTGTTGAGATTTGGATTGGCGATTACGTACTAGCTGGATATGGAACAGGGGCTGTAATGGCTGTTCCTGCTGGTGATTCACGTGACTATGCTTTTGCCAAACACTTCGGTATTGCAATAAAGAATATTTTTAATCAAGATATTAGCGAAGAAGCTTTTGCTGAAAAAGAAGGATTCGTATTAGAAAATTCTGATTTCTTGAATGGATTAGCCTATAAAGAAGCTGCTGCTAAAGCAATTGCTGCAATCGAAGCTTTAGGTCAAGGAAAAGGAAAAACAAATTATCGCTTGCGCGATGCAGTATTTTCTCGTCAGCGTTATTGGGGAGAGCCGTTTCCGGTTTATTACGTGAATGGTTTACCTAAAATGATTGAGAAAGCGCATTTGCCAATTTTGTTGCCAGAAGTTGAAAAGTATTTGCCAACGGAAGATGGTCAACCACCTTTGGGAAATGCTGCAACATGGGCTTGGGATACGGTGAATAATAAAGTAGTGGCGAATGATTTAATCAACGAGCAAACTATTTTCGCATTAGAGTTAAATACGATGCCTGGCTGGGCGGGGTCTTCTTGGTATTGGATGCGTTATATGGATCCAACAAATGAGGAGTTTATTGCTTCAGAGGAAGCGTTGAGCTACTGGCAAAATGTCGATTTATATATAGGAGGAAGCGAGCATGCAACAGGTCACTTATTGTATAGCCGCTTTTGGAATAAATTTTTAAAAGATATTGGTGTAGCGCCAACAGAAGAGCCTTTTGCAAAATTAATCAATCAAGGGATGATTTTGGGTACTTCTGCTTTTGTATATCGCATCGAAGGAACCAATACCTTTATATCTAAGGATATGATTAAAGACGAGAAAGTACAACAACTTTACGCTTATGTAGGATTGGTAAATAATTCATCTGAATTAGATATGGAGGAATTCAAGGCGTGGAGACCTGATTATGCAACGGCTGAATTTGTTTGCAATGCTGCCGGAAAATATATTGTCGGGCATGAAGTTGAAAAAATGTCTAAGTCTTATTATAATGTGGTTAATCCAGATGATATCTGTCAAGAATATGGTGCGGATACATTGCGCTTATACGAAATGTTCCTAGGACCTTTAGAGCAGGCAAAGCCTTGGAATACGGCTGGTATTTCGGGGGTATTTGGATTCTTGAAAAAATTGTGGAGATTGTATGCAGATGACACGGCAGTTGTTGTTGTAGAGGAAGAGCCGACAAAAGAAATGTACAAATCCCTTCATAAAACGATTAAGAAAGTACAAGAAGATATCGAAGCATTTTCATTCAATACTTCAGTTTCTCAGTTTATGATTTGTGTGAATGAGTTAGGGCAGCAAAAATGTCACCACCGTGCAATCCTTGAGCCTTTAGCTATTTTAGTAGCACCTTATGCGCCACATATAGCGGAAGAGCTTTGGAGTATGTTGGGACATAGTAAGACAATTGCTGATCAGGAATTCCCAGAATTTAAAGCTGAATATCTTGTAGAAGAAGCAAAGGAATATCCGGTTTCTTTTAACGGGAAAATGCGTTTCAAAATTGAATTAGCTTTAGATTTGAGTGTGGAAGAAATTGAGCAAATTATTTTAGCTGACGAAAGAACTCAGGCGCAATTACAAGGACGTGAGCCCAAAAAGTTAATTGTAGTACCGGGGAAAATTATAAACATTGTTGGATAA
- a CDS encoding S41 family peptidase, producing the protein MKRMLFAALISVFSFFSCQVKAEEGEHPLRGDWKVEFIHPDIGQVRLILSIEVEKNTFRAHTRKGADKIVLGRWTSFLGRTFTSSFKEGRFIVVEEGKITGEDNGLLLDGIFRSPLGNYYFKGTLVEGKLQVDLTTKSGAVRATLSGNPLAEVLPLADYQNVLEQVFEDTERYLYNRRLIEGKSWQAFKSKMKAISTEVNDDLELVFAFYYYAQKLPFSHFALVRGTMEHIAVNRSEKQLNFEDKGKGIGVLTIRSFGGSTVEMQDAFRLIEQRNIAHLIVDLRGNSGGSIEAGLTFVNHVATTSYDGGVFLTRQWFDQHSQLPTSAQRSTFVSFSDPNVTTLLANIHQQEGIVLLAEPSAKARFRGDLYLLINDKTASTAEALVYALQLERRALVVGEKSAGAMLNSERFSLPEGFTLVLPTADFYTADGKRLDQVGVQPTVSVSSNDALDYVLNLLMNKE; encoded by the coding sequence ATGAAAAGAATGTTATTTGCGGCATTGATAAGCGTGTTTAGCTTTTTTAGCTGTCAAGTGAAAGCAGAGGAGGGAGAGCATCCATTACGCGGTGATTGGAAAGTCGAATTTATCCATCCTGACATTGGGCAGGTGCGTTTGATTTTATCCATAGAAGTAGAAAAAAATACCTTCCGTGCTCATACGCGGAAAGGAGCGGATAAAATTGTCTTAGGTCGTTGGACTTCTTTTCTAGGGCGTACGTTTACCTCTTCTTTTAAAGAAGGGCGATTTATTGTTGTGGAGGAAGGAAAAATCACGGGCGAAGACAATGGTTTGTTGCTCGATGGAATCTTTCGTTCTCCTTTGGGAAATTACTATTTTAAGGGAACCTTAGTAGAAGGGAAGTTACAGGTTGATTTGACTACTAAAAGTGGAGCAGTACGAGCAACTTTGTCGGGGAATCCATTAGCCGAAGTTTTACCCTTAGCTGATTATCAAAATGTTTTAGAGCAGGTATTTGAAGATACAGAGCGCTATCTTTATAATCGTCGTTTGATTGAAGGTAAGTCATGGCAAGCGTTTAAAAGTAAAATGAAAGCTATTTCCACCGAAGTGAATGACGATCTAGAACTTGTTTTTGCGTTTTATTACTATGCGCAGAAACTCCCTTTTTCCCACTTTGCTTTAGTGAGAGGGACAATGGAGCATATAGCTGTAAATCGCAGTGAAAAGCAACTGAACTTTGAGGATAAGGGGAAGGGAATTGGGGTGTTGACGATTCGCAGTTTTGGTGGTTCAACTGTAGAAATGCAAGATGCTTTTCGCCTGATTGAGCAACGCAATATTGCGCATTTGATTGTCGATTTGAGGGGGAATTCAGGGGGTTCTATTGAGGCTGGATTGACTTTTGTAAATCACGTTGCCACCACTTCGTATGACGGAGGTGTTTTTTTAACTCGTCAATGGTTTGATCAGCATTCGCAATTGCCTACTTCAGCACAACGATCCACTTTTGTGTCTTTTAGTGATCCAAATGTTACAACGTTATTGGCGAATATTCATCAACAAGAGGGGATTGTCTTGTTGGCAGAACCGTCAGCTAAGGCTAGGTTTAGGGGGGATTTGTATTTGTTGATTAACGATAAAACGGCCAGCACGGCAGAAGCACTGGTATATGCGCTTCAGTTAGAAAGACGTGCTTTAGTTGTGGGAGAAAAATCGGCAGGAGCTATGTTGAATAGTGAGCGATTTTCTTTGCCTGAAGGATTTACATTAGTCTTGCCTACGGCAGATTTTTACACTGCTGATGGAAAGCGATTGGATCAAGTAGGGGTTCAGCCTACTGTTAGCGTATCTAGTAACGATGCCTTGGATTACGTTCTAAATCTGTTGATGAATAAAGAGTAA
- a CDS encoding LytR/AlgR family response regulator transcription factor encodes MVLFEQCKSIKHTLFSSLFLGGLCYFFLAVFQPFGTYNFVHINKYLLLLPYGFFGFSSFLLSDLLFPQSNNSWNWKREVKQASFVLFSCSILSYWYNSSVIYTYSLTFFGWLEMLFYTLLMGLPIYAIHSLLQYVMVREEQDRVAVVIERKTSEKEASKEESVVSIKTEVLQETYQLKETDFVYAHSEGNYCTVYYLERGEIKRQLMRLPLKKLKEQLSLKEIQYCHRSYLVNVNYLLSVKGNAQGGKLYLKEIQHEVPVSRTYIQALKARDN; translated from the coding sequence ATGGTACTATTTGAACAATGTAAATCGATAAAGCATACGCTTTTTTCTTCCTTGTTTTTAGGTGGATTGTGTTATTTTTTCCTTGCGGTTTTTCAACCCTTTGGAACTTATAACTTTGTCCATATCAATAAATATCTGCTTTTATTGCCTTATGGCTTTTTTGGATTTTCAAGTTTTTTACTTAGTGATTTGTTATTTCCACAATCCAATAATTCTTGGAATTGGAAAAGAGAAGTGAAACAAGCGAGTTTCGTTTTGTTTAGTTGTTCGATCTTGAGCTATTGGTATAATAGTAGTGTTATCTATACGTATTCTCTTACCTTTTTTGGTTGGTTGGAAATGTTGTTTTATACCTTGTTGATGGGTTTGCCAATTTACGCTATTCACAGTTTACTTCAGTATGTGATGGTTAGAGAGGAGCAAGATAGAGTTGCTGTTGTGATTGAACGCAAAACAAGCGAAAAAGAGGCCAGCAAAGAAGAGTCGGTGGTAAGTATAAAAACAGAAGTTTTACAGGAAACGTATCAATTGAAAGAAACTGATTTTGTATATGCTCATTCAGAGGGGAATTATTGTACGGTTTACTACCTAGAAAGAGGAGAAATTAAGCGACAACTCATGCGCTTACCTTTAAAGAAATTAAAAGAACAATTGTCGTTAAAAGAGATACAATATTGCCACCGTTCCTATTTAGTCAATGTGAACTATCTTCTCAGCGTAAAAGGAAATGCGCAAGGAGGCAAGCTGTATTTGAAGGAGATTCAGCATGAAGTTCCTGTTTCAAGAACGTACATTCAAGCTTTAAAAGCACGAGATAATTAG
- a CDS encoding cell division protein FtsX, producing MASTYEKYQKRKLISSYFSVILSIFLVLSLLGALSLFVINSKRISNNFRENIPMTLYFSDKATQNDFDQFTKKLGQSPYIKTYTFISKEEAAESQKEDLGENFLEFLGYNPLQNSYDVYVKGDYVVGDSLAKIEETFMKTPHIAEISYNKQLVDLVNSNIARITNWVLIIAGILTIVSMLLINSSLRLLIFSSRFTIKTMQMVGATKRFIRRPFIWHSMRLGLIGSILAVIALVALTFYLDKKFPDLELDPTVNYMPLVIVGLGIILAGVIITTISTFFATQRFLNLKSDELY from the coding sequence ATGGCGTCTACTTATGAAAAATACCAAAAGCGAAAATTAATTTCGTCTTATTTTTCTGTAATATTAAGTATTTTCTTGGTTCTCTCCTTGTTAGGAGCCTTGAGTTTATTTGTAATTAACTCCAAAAGAATATCGAATAATTTCCGAGAGAATATTCCAATGACTCTCTATTTTTCCGACAAAGCTACACAAAATGACTTTGATCAATTTACGAAGAAATTAGGGCAATCACCTTATATTAAAACGTATACGTTCATTTCTAAAGAAGAAGCAGCGGAAAGCCAGAAAGAGGATCTTGGAGAGAATTTTCTTGAATTTTTGGGATATAACCCCCTACAAAACTCGTATGATGTTTATGTAAAAGGTGATTACGTAGTGGGAGATAGTTTAGCAAAAATAGAGGAAACCTTTATGAAAACCCCTCACATTGCAGAAATATCATATAATAAGCAATTGGTTGATTTAGTTAACAGCAATATTGCACGCATCACCAATTGGGTATTAATCATTGCGGGTATTCTGACGATTGTATCGATGTTATTAATCAACAGTTCCTTGCGTTTATTGATCTTTTCTAGCCGTTTTACAATCAAAACCATGCAAATGGTTGGCGCAACCAAGCGCTTTATTCGCCGTCCTTTTATTTGGCACAGCATGCGTTTGGGCTTAATCGGATCAATCCTAGCGGTTATTGCTTTAGTTGCTCTAACCTTTTACCTAGATAAAAAATTCCCCGACCTCGAACTTGACCCTACAGTAAATTACATGCCTTTGGTTATCGTTGGATTGGGCATTATCTTAGCAGGTGTTATCATTACAACAATTAGCACATTTTTCGCTACTCAGCGATTCTTAAACCTCAAATCAGACGAACTTTATTAA
- a CDS encoding DUF3098 domain-containing protein, with the protein MKKENNPTGFLFSKQNYIWLLASFAIIALSFILMGGASNDDPTQFNEAIYSFRRIHLAPAVFFIGIGVAIYSIFKKDKKQS; encoded by the coding sequence ATGAAAAAAGAGAACAACCCTACTGGTTTTTTGTTTTCCAAACAAAACTACATTTGGCTACTCGCAAGTTTTGCGATTATCGCCTTGAGTTTTATCCTTATGGGTGGAGCTTCTAATGATGATCCTACACAATTTAATGAAGCCATCTATAGCTTCAGAAGAATTCACCTCGCACCAGCCGTATTTTTTATTGGTATTGGGGTAGCTATTTATTCTATTTTTAAAAAAGATAAAAAACAATCATAA